The Prochlorococcus marinus str. MIT 9301 genome segment GAAGAATGAATTAATACAGATTTAGTAACTAATCTATTTTAATGGAACCAAGTGTTTACGGTTTAGTTGTTCTTATAATAATTATCTTAATTGGATCAGCATGTTGTTCGGGAGTAGAAGCTGCTTTTTTAGCTGTAAATTCGATTCGAATTTTAGAGATAGCCTCTAAACAAAAACCAAAGAGTTCTGCGAATCAACTCCTTAAACTCAGAAAACATCTTGGAAGGACATTAACTGTAATTACTATTACTAATAATGGATTTAACATAATTGGAAGTCTTATTTTAGGTGTATATGGAGCATTGGTTATTAGTAGTAGTTATGGCCTAACCCTTTTTTCAATTTCTTTTTACATACTAGTCGTATTAGTAGGAGAAGTACTACCTAAGGCTCTTGGTACAAGATTCTCAGTTCAAATAGCATTATTATCAGTTCCTATCTTGAGAATATTGCATACTTTAATGAGGCCATTTTTATTATTAATAGAACAAATATTTCCAGTTATTACGGCAGAAAATGAAATTTCAACAGATGAAGAAGAAATTAGACAAATGGCAAAAATTGGAAGCCAAAAAGGTTTAATAGAAGCTGATGAAGCAGCAATGATATTTAAGGTTTTTCAATTAAATGATTTAAAAGCTAAAGATTTAATGCTCCCTAGAGTATCAGCACCTTGCCTTGATGGGTCTTCGAATCTTGAAGAAATTTCAAAACTTATAATGGACGATAACTCTCCATGGTGGGTTATTTTGGGAGATAAAGTTGACAAAATACAAGGGGTAGTTCCCCGTGAAAGAATGCTAGCAGAGTTAATTAATGGAGAAAATAAAAAATTATTGTCAGAAATTTGCGAACCTGTGGACTACATTCCTGAAATGATCAAGGCAGATCAATTATTAACAAGATTTGACAAGAATCATAAAGGAGTGAAAGTAGTAGTAGATGAATTTGGAGGATTCGTGGGCATTATTGGTGCAGAAGCTGTGTTATCTGTTTTAGCTGGCTGGTGGAAAAAATAAATCATGAAACAATTTAAAATTAATAAAAATTATTTACTTTTAAAAAATTGGTGGGAGACTATTGATCTTACCAACTATGAAAAAAGTTATTTTAATAGAGAAATAATATCTTTTAATCAAAAACTTTTTAGGCTCAAAGAAAAAAAAATAAGAATTGGCGCATATGGTAAATCAGGCGTAGGGAAATCTTCTGTTTTAAATTCTTTATTAGAAAAAGATATATTTAAAACAGATATTATCAATGGGACCACAAGAGAAATTAAGGCTGAAGAATGGAAATTAAAAGATCAATCACTCAACAGTATAGAGTTACTAGATTCTCCAGGATTTGATTTCTGCGATATTAAATTCCCAGATAAAGTTTACTCCTCTATAAATCACTCGGATCTTATTTTATTTATAATTTCGGGAGATTTAAATAGAAATGAGTTACACGAAATCAGCTCTTTTATAAAAGACGGAAAAAAAATTATTTTAATTCTTAACAAAATCGATCTATTCAATAAAAATGAATTAAAAGAAATAATTGAAAATATAAAGTTTAAGCTTCCAAAAGATTTAAATATTCCAATAATCATTAATAATAAAAACAATCTTAAAAATTACATAGCAAAATTAATCAATCAATATGGTGAGATACTATTAACACTAAATTCTATTCAATTAGCTGACAAATTGTTTCTGAAAATAAAAGAGCAAAGATTGAAAAGAAGGCAGAAATTAGCTCAATCAACTATTGGTAAATTTTCGACTATGAAGGCATCCGCGGTAGCTCTTAATCCTTTTATTTTATTTGATGTTGCTGGTAGTTTTGCACTAGATACTGCATTAATTAAAGAATTAAGTAAGATATATGGCTTAAAGTTGCAAGGTGAATCTACAAGAAAAATATTTAAAAATATATCAATTAATAATGTATGTTTGGGAATCACTCAAGTCGGCCTTAATACCTCTTTCAACCTTATTAAGAAACTAATTCTTTTAACAGCACCTTTTACTAACGGGATTTCATTATTACCCTATGGATCAATAGCAATAATTCAAGCTGCAATCGCAATATACTCTACAAAAATTCTAGGGAAATTAGCAGCAAAAGAGATATTTGTAAGAAGCAAAGCTTCTTTTATAGAACCTTCTATTTTGATCCAAAATATGAATTTTAATGACCCAGAGATTTTTAATTACATAAATATTTATTTTTCAAGTAGAAATTTAAATAATAATATTGTTAGTTTTCTTCCCTAAAATTTAAAATGGAAAAAAGCATTGCTTTATTTGGTACGAGTGCTGATCCACCCACGATTGGACACAAAAAAATTCTTGAAGA includes the following:
- a CDS encoding CNNM domain-containing protein; protein product: MEPSVYGLVVLIIIILIGSACCSGVEAAFLAVNSIRILEIASKQKPKSSANQLLKLRKHLGRTLTVITITNNGFNIIGSLILGVYGALVISSSYGLTLFSISFYILVVLVGEVLPKALGTRFSVQIALLSVPILRILHTLMRPFLLLIEQIFPVITAENEISTDEEEIRQMAKIGSQKGLIEADEAAMIFKVFQLNDLKAKDLMLPRVSAPCLDGSSNLEEISKLIMDDNSPWWVILGDKVDKIQGVVPRERMLAELINGENKKLLSEICEPVDYIPEMIKADQLLTRFDKNHKGVKVVVDEFGGFVGIIGAEAVLSVLAGWWKK
- a CDS encoding GTP-binding protein; translation: MKQFKINKNYLLLKNWWETIDLTNYEKSYFNREIISFNQKLFRLKEKKIRIGAYGKSGVGKSSVLNSLLEKDIFKTDIINGTTREIKAEEWKLKDQSLNSIELLDSPGFDFCDIKFPDKVYSSINHSDLILFIISGDLNRNELHEISSFIKDGKKIILILNKIDLFNKNELKEIIENIKFKLPKDLNIPIIINNKNNLKNYIAKLINQYGEILLTLNSIQLADKLFLKIKEQRLKRRQKLAQSTIGKFSTMKASAVALNPFILFDVAGSFALDTALIKELSKIYGLKLQGESTRKIFKNISINNVCLGITQVGLNTSFNLIKKLILLTAPFTNGISLLPYGSIAIIQAAIAIYSTKILGKLAAKEIFVRSKASFIEPSILIQNMNFNDPEIFNYINIYFSSRNLNNNIVSFLP